The window GGTTAATCGATGCTGGATCAGGACCTATTTTTCTCTTATACTTCAAAAGTTTGCGATTCGCTTCCGCCCCAATGACCCCAGGCTCTAACTTAATAAGCTCGCCGTTTTCTTGAACAGAACAATTCGTCCAATTGCCGAACAAATAAATCAGAATTGAATCGGATATTGCTTGACCTGATAAACTTGTACCTGCTGCTTTAAATGTAACGGGTACTTTAAGCCTTGCTGCTACCTCCATTAATTTCGTGATTTCTTTAATTGTTCTAGCTTTAATTACTAGCTTAGGAACTAAACGATAAAATCCGCCATCCGTTCCGTATGCGATTCTTCGAAGTGGGTCAGCAATTACCCGATCATCGGGGATAATCGATGATATTTCATGATAATACTGTCTATACACTGGTGGTAATGCTTGAATATCTTCTTGCCTGAGTGCTAATTTATTCATATAATCGCCCCTCATATTATAAATTTAAGCCTCTATACAATAATCATATGATTTTTTTATTCCTTTACATTAAAGATTTGCAAGAATCTATACATTTATCCACTTTTGCTTAACTTTTTCAATAATTGCTTCTACTGTTATTCCGAATTCCTTATATAATTCTTGATATGGTGCAGAGGTGCCAAATCGATTGATACCAATGGTAGTATCTTGACTATTCGTATAGCGTTCCCAACCAATTGTAGTTCCTGCTTCAATCGAGACTTTTATAGCGACATCTGCTGGAAGCACAAGCTCCTGATATTCTGGACCCTGCTGATCAAATAGCTCCCAGCTAGGCATACTTACGACCCTTGCGTCTATATTCATAGAAGCTAAACGACTAGCTGCCTCTAAGGCAATATGGACTTCTGAGCCTGTTCCAATCAGAATCGCATCAGGCTTATCTTTCTTCTCTTTACGTAAAATGTAAGCGCCAAGTTTCAAGTGACTTGCCGAGGTAGATTCACTCTGATCAAGTATCGGTACATTTTGTCTTGTGAGTGAAAATGCCACTGGTCCCTGCGCTTCACCAATAGCATAACGCCATGCTTCTAGCGTTTCATTCGCATCTGCTGGTCGTATTACCGTCAAACCAGGAATCGCTCGTAAAGATAACAAGTGCTCTATTGGTTGGTGGGTTGGTCCATCTTCCCCTAAACCAATGCTATCATGTGTAAATACGTAAATTACCTTTAACCCCATCAACGCTGCTAAACGAATCGATGGTTTCATATAGTCGCTGAACACAAGGAATGTTGCACCATACGGTAGAGTTCCACCGTGTAGAGCCATCCCATTGAGGATTGCCCCCATTCCATGCTCTCGGACACCAAAACGCAGATTCCTTCCGCTATATAGGTTTGAAGAAAAGTCCGCTGCACCTTCAATCTCAGTTTTTGTCGATGGGGCTAAATCCGCTGAACCGCCGATTAAATTCGGAATATATTTAGCAATCTTATTGAGCACTTGACCTGATGCGTTACGCGTAGCCATCCCTTTCTCGTTCCCTTGGAAGTAGGAGAGCTCACAACCCCATTGCTCCAGTAATTTCCCCTGCTGCAAACGTAACCATTGTTCGCTTAGTTCAGGATACTCTTGCGCATAACGGGTGAACTGTTGCTGCCAAAATTGTTCATGCTTCTGGCCGTTTGCGATGCACGCACGGAAATGATTGAGAATATCCTCGGGAACAGAAAAGCTATCGTCTTGCTCCCATTGTAGATATTCCTTGGTCTTCTGAAGTTCCTTCTCTCCTAGTGGCTCACCATGGGCTGATGCAGAATTTTGTTTATTTGGGCTACCGTAGCCAATTTGCGTTCGAGTAATAATGATAGTCGGTTGATCTGTATTGTTCCTTGCTATTTCAAGTGCTTCCTCAACCATCCCGATGTCGTTGCCATCTTCCACGTTCAGCACCTGCCAACCATATCCCTCAAAACGTTTACTTGTATCCTCGGTGAAGGCTAGAGCCGTTGACCCTTCAATCGATATTCGATTGTCATCATAAAGGCATATCAGTTTTCCTAGTTTCCAATGACCTGCCAATGAAGCAGCTTCGTGGGATATACCCTCCATCAGATCTCCGTCACTCGCTATCACATAGGTGTAATGATCAACAATGGGGTGCCCCGGCCGATTAAAAAGTTCTCCTAAATGCGCCTCCGCCAATGCCATCCCTACAGCATTGGCAAAACCCTGTCCTAATGGCCCTGTTGTGGTTTCCACACCTGAGGTGTGAAGGTATTCAGGGTGCCCAGGCGTCTTACTTCCGAGTTGTCTGAATTGCCTAAGATCATCTAATTCCAATTCATAGCCTGTTAAATACAATAAACTGTAAAGTAGCATCGACCCATGCCCTGCCGATAGTACAAACCGATCCCGATTCGACCATTTCGGGTGTTTCGGATTATGTTTCATAAATTTCGTCCATAGCACATATGCTGGAGCTGCCATTCCCATTGGCATTCCCGGATGCCCCGACTTAGCTTTCTCTACAGCTTCTGCTGAGAGTATACGAATTGCGTTAATACACCTCTGTTCCAACATTACAACCATCCTCCCTTTCTCTTTGTCTGCATGTCCTATGATTTTATGCCCTTTGAATCTATGTTCTCTGAATCATTTTCTT of the Desulfuribacillus stibiiarsenatis genome contains:
- the tkt gene encoding transketolase, producing the protein MLEQRCINAIRILSAEAVEKAKSGHPGMPMGMAAPAYVLWTKFMKHNPKHPKWSNRDRFVLSAGHGSMLLYSLLYLTGYELELDDLRQFRQLGSKTPGHPEYLHTSGVETTTGPLGQGFANAVGMALAEAHLGELFNRPGHPIVDHYTYVIASDGDLMEGISHEAASLAGHWKLGKLICLYDDNRISIEGSTALAFTEDTSKRFEGYGWQVLNVEDGNDIGMVEEALEIARNNTDQPTIIITRTQIGYGSPNKQNSASAHGEPLGEKELQKTKEYLQWEQDDSFSVPEDILNHFRACIANGQKHEQFWQQQFTRYAQEYPELSEQWLRLQQGKLLEQWGCELSYFQGNEKGMATRNASGQVLNKIAKYIPNLIGGSADLAPSTKTEIEGAADFSSNLYSGRNLRFGVREHGMGAILNGMALHGGTLPYGATFLVFSDYMKPSIRLAALMGLKVIYVFTHDSIGLGEDGPTHQPIEHLLSLRAIPGLTVIRPADANETLEAWRYAIGEAQGPVAFSLTRQNVPILDQSESTSASHLKLGAYILRKEKKDKPDAILIGTGSEVHIALEAASRLASMNIDARVVSMPSWELFDQQGPEYQELVLPADVAIKVSIEAGTTIGWERYTNSQDTTIGINRFGTSAPYQELYKEFGITVEAIIEKVKQKWINV